TTAGTCCATCATTTCAGTTTAAACTTTTGGTTTGAATCGGGCTCAAATATCTTGCCATTGGCCATTGAGAAGTCCGTGTGGTGAttccgaacaacccaactatatccaaatTAGGACTCTATGCTCTCAtctgaaatggcataaccggtttgacagTTTTCCACGCCACCTCGACTAGGTCGACTTGTGGAAACCGTCCACTTCTTACTGCAATAAGTACTGGAGCTCGGCCCCCAtttcaccatcaaaacatttaaataacaatctagCCCATAGGCTTAGTATATATATCAACATGACATCATAATTTGCTAATAATAACACAAGCAGTTATTAATCTTTTCAAAAACATTAACTAAAATCAAGTATTAAACACGTATTTTGGGAGTAGCATCCATATAAATATCAAAGATGTTTCAAACATAAAATGTATAAAGCATTTGCTATCACAACTAAAATATCAAGTTTCATGAACGCCTTGAAATATATGACTTAACAATAAAGTTTTTAACACAACATGTAATATTTCTTGTAAACCCTTCCAATGAAATCAATCATAATCCAAGCATGGGTTTTCAACTATCATAGAAAATGCTTTAGGAAATTTTAATGCAAATaactcataaattaaaaaattatatatgtgagAAAGACAAAACATGCATGATCCATAGCCTATGAATATAGTAAGTCCCACTTACAAACTTGGCAAGCTAGAATCCTCTAGTGTTACTTCTCAACTGGCTCTTTCCCCTTAGTTGAAGTTTCAACTCCTAGAagtaattaaacaacaaaaacaaataacaaaacatcatcaacaacttgaTCAATTGTAATGAAGGACAATGCTGACAATGGGAAAATGattgtttttagggttttctaaACTCTATAACTAAAAGATCTAGCAAGAATAGATCTCTCACAACCCTTAAAACCAACAAGGAAAGCAAGGAAAACCTAACTTTGTTCGGAGCTACATTAAATCCGAAACCAAGGAAGAAGATGTTCAAGGATTTTCCTAAATCAAAGCCAAACAAATCAACACAAATACTCCTTCAAGCTCTAccagcaaagaagaagaaaaggaacaagaatgaagCTCTCACTTGGGTTCACAACCAAACCCTAGTTATACTCATTCAaggaataaaaatgaaataataaatgatgGAAGCTTCCCTTGACTCAAGAGATAATCAAACTCTTTGATCCAAGAACAAGGCCGTGAATCCCTCCAAAACCAACCCTTAAATCTCAAAGAATGGTAGATCAAGAGAGGAAGAGGGGATGGGAGGGTTTTGAGATAATAAAGGTGGTGTAAATGAGCTCAAACAggtttaaaaacaataaaactgtGTGTGTGCAGCCTCATGTGCGTCCCATACAGTGGCCACACACCCAAGTCAGAAGGGTGTGCAGGTTGGTGTGCGGTCCACACACCCCTCTGCCTGGGATGTGCGACCCCCTGTGAGGCCCCGTACAGGAGCCCGCACAGCTCCCAAGAAGGGTTGTGTGGTCTATGCACAACCCGCACAGGTTTTGTGCGGCTTGTGCACAACCCACGCACTTGAAAAGACTCTCAAAACGTCACCAAATGCTCATCAAGAAGCCCCAAACCAAAGAAAATAAGGAAACAACGAAAACAACTAAGAGAACAAGgcaacaaacaaagaaagaagaccAAAGTACCACAATGATCGTCAATTGGTTTGTTTAAGTAGGGCTCATCTTGTGGATGAATCTggtatataataaattatttgaatgataaattaaacttatttcataataaatacatggacaatgtaaatagaaataaattataaatagattttTACTTGTACATAGTTTTTGAACTCTGATTCTCCCATGATTATCATCTTCAGTCTGTTATCCCAACCCATTCCTCTtaactctttcaattttttaattcttgcccATCTCTTGAGGATTGTTTCTCAAGTGATTATTCACATTTGCTTCAGTGACTATAACTCCGAACTCATTCTTTATTACAATAATTGCTCCTTGGAATGCTTAAGGTTTAAAGCACTTGATGACTTTCAAGTCTTGCTCCACTTTAGAAGCCATGAATCTTATGAAAAACTGACTTTTGACAGTTGTCTATCTTTTATTGCCACCTATTCTTTTCGTTGGGGTTCTCATTGATGGCATATGTGATCTTCTGACATCCTTGTGTTATCCATTCTATAATTGGtacataaataagaaattatcaaaactataatattaaacaaacatCCCAAACAAGTAATGATATTATGACAATTGAAATTTGTTCaaagaaatatagaaaaataattattgaataCAGGCtagaaaattaaacaaacattcaCATAATAGTATaagaacaacaaataattttctACTTGTTTGCCCACATATCACATGTAATTTGTTCTCAACATGTCACCCACTCTTGGGCATCCTCAATCTGTTCTCTCACTTTACTTTCTGAGGTGGTCATTATGGTGTCCATTCTTCCTTAGAGGGTATGAATATATCTTCACTGCcacttataatataattatgcaaAATGCATGCAGCTAGAACTAGTTCAACTTTAGTTTTGGAAAGAAAGAATGATCttaatgataaaactttaaagCATCCCTTAAGAGAACCGAAAGCTCTTTCAATGGTGGTTCAAGTTGATAAGTGATGAAGATTAGATAGTTCTTTATGATTTGCCAGTATCCATGAGCCAAACAATTTAAGATGGTATCTAACACCCCTATAGGGGGATATAAAATCTGGTCATGTCGCATACCCAACATCAACAAAGTAATATTTTCCTAAGGAAAAAACATATGTGGCAGTTaacaaaattatagtttttaggTTGTTCTCATATATTAACCTATATATGAATAAACTAAGCAAAATAGATACCTTTAGGAATTGATAGAACATTTGGTTTCTCTAATGCATTACGTAAAATTAAAGCATCACTTGTTGAACCTTTCCATCCAACAAGGACATATGCAAAATGTAAGTCAAAATCAACAATAGCAAGCATGTTTTGTGTGGGGTATGGTTTTCACCCGTGAAATGCTATAATTTCAAATGCAGGAAGGGGAAGCATGAATGTGGGTCCCATCTAAATGCTCCAATACAATCCTATAAGTAACAAATTATAACTAAGAATAGATTATAGGATAACAAATTATttgagtaaaaaaattatttaatacctTGAAATTAGGATATAGTGTGGATCTTGACGCTATATATGCTGAAGTTTGTGTATTAGGTGGATGCACATATTCATAACCGATTGCATATAGAACTTGATTAAAATACCTACTAACGGTCTCACAGGATCTAAGGAAATTGTGTGTGATGACACAATTACGCTGGTTATGTCCTATAGTGTGTACATCAACAATTATTCTTCGATAGTGATGTGTAATGTATCTCGAATAAGTCCTTTTCTTATTAAAGAGCAAAGATTGAAGAATATTGACTTGTTCATAAGGACCATGTTGTTACTAGTAGTGTCATTTCCATCTATTAGTCTTCATAAATATTGTTACATAATTTTTGATCGACCACGAGAGGGTTCTCTACAAATTCTACATCACTTACTGCACAAAAGTAATGTGACATTAAAAGCCGCAACAAGGATTGTAACGCGAGCCCTATAAAGGTTATCCTCTATGTCATGCCTAGTCATCTataaagaatacaaaatacatgaaaacataataagttCAAGATATTAGATGTTTTACAAAATTCACGTAATTAGGGACACTtagaacaaaataatattaactagAGATAAATAATAGTGAATATGATCATTTGCAGatgataaatagaaataatttgaaatatatttaaaaaattatgaaaataaataagcaaataaaatgaACACTTATAAAGTTACACAAAGCATATTACTCATACAATTTGTCGATAAAAAAATGTAGTCTAAACACAATTTGATAGTCACGAAAGTGATTGAATACTATTTAACACAATCTGTTAAAAAAAGGTTTATGATTTCACTATTGTGCATAagttgtaatttaaaaaagaattaataataacattttaatttaattgttacTAGTCTTACAActcttttaaacataaaaataatatctatttgataaattagatattattattcataatattgaTCCAATTCAGTATCTCAATTCATCCCATTGAGTTTATAGGAGTTATTTATTAGTCTCAATTCtctatttattagtttcaatTTAGTAAATATTCTCACATTATTGTTATTGCACTCAATATGAGTTCAGATCACAATGTTGGTAACATATTACAACTTTGAATGGTAAAATGCTAAGATATTACATATTAGCTAGTTGTTAAGATATTGTAAATCAGTTAAAATCAATACATCAGTTTGAGTCCAAATCCCAAAGTAGCAAATGTTGAAGTCACTATCAAGCCATAAAATTAGTTTACGTATATAAAAATAGACAGCATCCCATAGAATAGATGGAAGCTCTTTGAAGATGCAATGGAATATTTATACATCTATTCCCATTTATACTCGTGAGTGATGTGCATCTACATGGTTACATGTTCTTTATATCCTCAttgatttattctattttttccGGTTCATAAATCCAGGGATAGGCATCAAAATAGAACTAGAGTAACCTTGTTCAACATATGGATCttcaatttttattgatgatttcccTCACCTCCTTTTGGCAATGCTTAGGCTTCATTCATCATCAATATAATCTTGTGGAACTATTAGTATTACTGTTGCTACATTGTAACTAATGCATCTCTATATTTTTGCAGTGAGTCTACTACTGCAAGCACTCTTGTTGCGTTAGTGCCTTTTCAtgttttgatattatttttgtcAGTGCGGCTGTTAATGTTTTCTCATTATCatattgaatgatttttccATTAGAGAACTATATGATAATCTCTTTCATGCTCTAAACCTTTATTATCCATATCAGTCATTGTTATTAATTAGCGTTAATAAAACCTTATCTTCGTTGGTGAGGGCTACATTTTTTCACCTCCTAATGGTAAGAGGACCATTATGTTCTATTTGAATATTGTAATATGGAAAGCTCATACATGCATGGTGACTATTGACTAGTGTCTAATTCATGTTAGTTGACTATTATGAGACATGTTTGATATCAAAATAAGACAATTAGCCCCACCGGAAGAATCTCATAGCAATGAAAtacatttttatcatttattcatATGTAATGTTTTAATAAgggaaaaatagaataaaataagcTATCCTCCTAGAATAAGAGATTTTATTGTCCAAATTAACTTATCCATGTTTAAAATGgtgttacttttaatttgttattcaGTATTCATGTGGGTATCAAACACGCCTAATAAGTAATAACATGAGGGAGATGCTTCAGTTCCCAAGTAGATACGAAAATTTGCAGGGTCTAAAACAATGATTTACCAAAAATATTGTTATGAAATATTCACCTCAACtgtacaaaaattcaaaagaatggAATAAATCCGTCGAGCTTGAGGGCGAGTTAATCCCATCATGAATAATCCCATCAAGCTTAATCCAACTACAACCAGGAAGTTTCCTAAAATCCCCTTCTTTCATTGTCATTCTAATCCTGGTTGCATCTTCCCACATACAACATCCAGCATACAGATTTGACAGGAGAACATATGAACTAGACCTACAATTATCACATTCTATCATACTGGTAACCACCTTCTTTCCAATCTCAATGTTACCATGATTTCTGCAAGCACTTAGCAGTGATCTCCAAACCACATCATTTGGTTGTACACGCATTGCCTTGATCAATCTCACTGTCTCTTTCAGCAATCCCACACAACCCAGAATGTCAGCCATACATCCATAATGCTGCACTTTCGGCTCTAGTTTGTAGTCTTTGATCAAACTCTTGAAGCATGCTAGACCTTCTTTGACTAGTCCTCTGTGGCTGCATGCGTTGAGAAAGCTGATGAATGTGATGTCATCTGGCTTCAATGATCATCTTTTCATCTCCGCAAATAGTTCAAGTGATAATTCACCGAATCTATGCATTGCTAGATCCCTTATCATTTCATTCTAGTGATTTACTATTTGCATACCGGATATCTCAAACACCTGCAATGCCTCCTCTAGACGGTCACACTTTGAGAACATGTCAATGAGTGCGATGCTGAGCTTCCCAGAAATTGATAGGCGCTTtattatgatgaatttatatatgtatgcatgttcCAAGAGTGATACGATTGAGCTCTGAAATGGTGGAAAAAGCGGTGAATAGAGTGGTGTCATCGAGAACTATCCTACCTTCAACTTGCATCTTCATGAAGATAAGCAATGCTTCATTGAACATACCATTCTTCGGGTATCCAGTGATCATGACATTCAAGATAATCACATCCCTCTccggcatttcatcaaacaaacaCCGCCCGAGCTAACATTCCTGGCATCCATATGCCCCTTGATCACACTAGCCCAAGCTATAACATCCCTTTCCGGCACTTTATCAAACAACTCCAATGCTTCATCCATCATCCCTTGTTTCACATACCCATTCATCATCAAATTCCAAGAAACCAAGTCCAACagttgccgagtaataccgattCCGTTCAAAGACTATGCCCAGCCAACGATCATTGAGTTCCATGAAATCAAGTTCttttcatcatcatccatgGCATAGAAAACCTCTAAAGCTGAATTCAATTTCCCTGCTCTAACATAAGCATCCAATATTGAGTTCCGAGAAATAGAGGCACTCTATCAAACAGTTGCCGGGAAGCCATATAAAGTCCACAGTTTGAGTAGAAGCTAATGGGAACGTTTTGGAGATAGAGATTGAGGAAAAACCCGGTTTTAAGGATGAGAGCGTGGAGATGAGAACCCGCGGAACAGGGACAGAACCAGGATTTATTGATGGGGGGGAGGGAGGGCCTGAGGgcaaaatgttaaaataaaattttcagtcAACATAAATtgtattcaaaacaaaatagtgcgatattgtgacatttaattaaaataatcacaaaaaaacataaaacatttatcTATGCACACTAGAGCTAGAATTGCCATCTGTGCGACGCATGCTACTCAGAGGAGGTAACTGAATACgacgagtttgcattttttgaaaacattgtagaatcgcctcattgtcaatagttgcaaaaacctcTTTCTCAATATTGACAATCATGCTATCGTTCATCCACTCGTCTCCCATTTTGTTGTGCAAGTCagttttcacaatattcatCACCGAAAATGCCCTCTCaacactaaacattatttacttatacatatatacattatgatacatattaatatttgatatttgatattttcaacattttaactcatcaaggcatttaatcaaacacattgtaggcatatttataaaaatgaagctTATTAttcatgttatatttatttcacCCATAAATTTAATACATTCATTCTCTCATTTTCAAATAAGAAGTAATACTTGATCATTAATTGTATgatccaataattaaaaaaaataaatactaaaatatacaTACTCAGTGAAAAGTAGAGAGGATGCAGTGTAGAAGCAGCCAGGTTGAAGAAGCGAAAAAAGTCggaatttttgaatatttttgaaacacggaaatagatttttgattaaaagggTAAAACCCGACCTTTCAAATGTTTGAATTTTGGTTAGTTTTGAGAAGGAAAGAATGAACGGCTGAGATTAATTTCATCAAGATGAttggtttaagttcgaggcaacctTAAGAGTCAAGATTAGTTTTCCAATGAACGGCCAGGATGAGATCATCAAATGGATGCACATTAGTTCGAGGCAATATTAGTTGGTTTGGTTTAACCAGAATGTAATTGACTCATGCTCTCAATGCACCAGTTTCATTTTAGTTCTGAAGTTTCGTAAATTATAAAAAGCATAGTTTCAAACTTGGTGGTTTTTTCTGTTTTCCTTTGAACATCTCATCTTCCATGAATTATCCCGACTTGTACAAATGTTTTCTGAGGTTGAGTTGAATACAAAAGTTCTTCCTCATGGCCTTTAGTATCTATGTAGTGATTATCAAGGCGgatgagaggcttttggcaaggcTGGCATGGCCGAAGAGGGGGCTGGTTTGCATGGTTCTATAACTTCTATGTTTTCCGGccaaacatgaaaaaaaccTTGCTGGTGCCGACGTggggctgaagcccctgctagcccccccttggttccgtccctgcCACGGAGAGGGAGGAGGCATGGGCGGCGGCGGTGAGGAAAATAAAGAAGGATGAGGGGTCAGGGGAGTCGCTGAAGGAGAACACGAAGGAGAAGGTGAGGAGGGCGTTGAGAGGGCTGCGGACATTGGAGGAAGCTTTGATTAAGGCGTTGTAAAGGAGGGATCGGAGTTGGATGTGGAGTTGGGGGGAGGGGGAGGGGCATAGATGGAGGATGAGGCGGGAGGTGGTGGAATGGTGGAGGAGGACGCCGGAGGTGAGGAGGTGGGTGTGGTGCTCGTCGGGGTGCCGGCGATTGGTGCATTTGGGGAAGACGAAGGGGTCGTCGTTGGGTGGTGGGCTGATGCGCCAACGCCAGCATTGTTTTGCTTTAAATTAAtcttttttgagttttattttttgcgtTTGTAGCACTGGAAATAATTTATTGAGCttgatttataagttttttttattggtccCAAACTGCTATAAGGCTTTGTTTGATTAACAACATGAAAAATGGctagaaaagaaaacttttccatggaatatttttccatgaaaaaaatttccatggaaaataaataaatagttgtttgattggcattattttttaGTGAGAAAATCAAAAGTTTTTCTATAGaaaatttagattttgttgtttgattgttcttattttccatgaaaaaaactcatttgttgtttgattgcatcaattttccctgggaaaaaaatcacattttccatgaaaatgtttttaaaaaattattaaaattattaaaaaatatttaaaaaaacatttgataattataaatagCACTATGTGGAATTGAATCTTCCCATCTAAACGCCTTGGTATCTGTTCATTGATccggataaatttatttaaaatattatcaagttatataatttatcttttttttttaacttaaagaaaaggaaaaacattgaAGTTGATCCCTACCCCAAATTTGATTTGCCtcgcatgttatttttttcacataggcCCGTATGATTTCCCTGGAAAACTTTTTCCAGAGTTGAGgtaggaaaaattttccactgatttgagggaaaatagggtcacgtgatagagtttgtggaaaaattttccatggaaaattttgatAAACAAATAGCTTAAAAGGCTAGAAAATGAtccatggaaaaaaaatttcaggaaAAAAAGGACAATCAAACATACtctaaatgttaatttttgtttttttattttaaaatgtaaaattattattttatttttttaattatatagtcatatttaatttttaggcTAAGTTTAATAGATATATAAAGTAGCCatagtatttttttgttggCCACTCAATTGATATTATCCATTAGatacacaaaataaatatttgccCACACTTCAATAAACATATACCCAAATTTACAATTTACCCAAATTGATCATGAGCCTTTGGATTGTAATCCAATGGTTACTACCATACAACTGAATAGTAAGTATTGTGTTTTTGAACAATAATacattgaaaaatgaaatacatggTATTTTATCATAATAGTAACTCCATTCTAAATCGTTCAACTCTATTTTTACTAgcagtttaaaaacaaaatcaaaagctAACTCGGACATCTTGTGAGCTTCTTTCTGGGCTTTCTCCTTGCTATGGCAAGTGGGGGCTAGCCTCCAATCTCTTCAACCCCTCATCTTCCTCGCAAATCTTGGGAAAACTCAGAAAACTCCACCTTCACTCATTACTCGGAAAACTCTCCATTGCATAACATCAACATTCTCAAAAagctgaaagaaaaaaacaaccgACTTTGTCAAGCTCGATGCTGATGCATTGGCCAAGGCTCGTATGCGCTTCCAGTACGCTATCTATGGTAAACTATTTAGTAAGCCACCTTCCTTCGAATAGGTTAAAAATGCGCTCCTTGTTAAATGGGCAGGCAATGGTAACATCTGCATCTGGGATCTTCCTAATGGTTTTCTACTAATACAGTGCTCATCCGACCAAATTATGCAAAGGCTTCTCACTAAGGGTCCATGGTCCATTAATGGCCTCATCTCGAAACTCTCCCTAGGGAAACCATTTTTCGAATAATCATTTGCCAAACTAATCTCTGCTACAATATGAGTTTAATTCCACAATCTTCCTGTTGAATTTTAGGACAACGAAACCCTAGAGACCATTGTCAACCACTTAGGTACCCTTCTCAAAATTGATGAGCTTATGTCCACCATTACAAGATCCAAATATGCTCGGGTATACGTGGAAATTGATATCTTGAAACCCCTTTGTCAGGGTTTTTGGTTTGGTGACGGCCATCATAAGGTGTTTGTGGTTGTTATGTATGAACAATTGTCGACTTTTTGTTACTCTTGTAGATTAATCAGATACTGCACCAGCACATACCCTGATAAGGTGGCGACTAAACTGGCTCCACCTATCCACCCTCTCAAATTGTTTAGGAGATGGTAGTCGGGTTTGGTCATGCCTAGCATGCTGCTGAGCAGAGCATGGAGGTTGATGTTATTTATCCTGAGCACTCCTCATCAAAAGCACTTCATATTCCGGTCATCGTCTCACCGGAAACTAACTATGGTCCTTGATTTCTAGTCTTCCTCTGGCATGGCCGTACACGAGGCCACAGGGGTGACGATCATGTCAATCCCATGGCTTGCGAGACGGCAGTCATGGTGACTACTGAGGGAGTTGGTTTTTGAGGTACTGCCGAGCATAGGTCACGTATAGAGCTAAAGTCAATAAGTTTGGGTGGCGCATACTCCTAATTCCAGCAATAGTAGTGCCTGCCCTTCTGATGTGACAACCTCTTTTGTAATTTCTAACTTCGTTGATCCAACTATTGGCGAAGACAATCCGAGCATTCATCACGATCTCATAATATCTTCTATTGGACCTTCTGTTCATCTCCCTAAATAACCGCCCAATCCATCCAATCAAATCATAGGGTTTCACGGTTCTTCAGAAAAAGTTAATTTGAAAAACCATCTTCCTATCAGGTTATCCTCTCCATCGCCCATCCTTCATACCTTGCTCTCTCAGAATCCCACTTACAGATTGTTGAGTAGATAGCCAATGTTCTTCATGCGGATGATATGGAGGAAAACAACAGTCAAGATGATGTCTCTTCCAATGAGGGTAAAGAGGAGATGTCCgaagatgatgaagagaagTCGGGTGAAGACGGTCCCGAGGATAATATGACTTTAAATTAGTATTAGGTTAAAGCTAAACGTGAGGCTCTCATTAGGAAGGGGTTGCCTCACCCTTGCCTTTCccagaagaaaagaaagacgGAGCATTGGAACCCTTGCTCCTAAGTTTCCTATCTGCCTTGGTTACACACTTTCTTAACATTTTATTCTGGTtgtattctttctttctctttctcaagtTTATCCATGTTTAACATGAGTTATATTAAAATTCTTTGCTAGAATTGCAGGGGCATGTCAGCGAGAGATACTTCCTTGTGTGTGTTCAGGATGATTCGTATTTACAagcctcatttggtttgtattgTTAAATCTCATGCTAATTTTGACCATGTGAATCCTTTTAGTTCTAAAGTCCCCCGTAATTAGGATTTGGCTGCGTTTGAAGCAATTGGCTTTTCCAGTGGTATTTTTGTTTTCTAGGATAGCGATTTTGGTCATGTCACGCCCATTGCTATTCCTCGTAAAGTTTTACATTTGGTTTTTTctaattaactttttaaaaactgTATCATTTTCATAGTTTATAACTCTTCTCGATTTTGAAGTCATTGTCTTCTTTGGCACGAGTTGTCCAAGATAGCCCCTTTATAGCTTCCTTGGCTCATTCTGGGTGACTTCATTGCCGTTCTATCGAGAAATGAGCATATAAGAGGAACTTACATGTACTATGATAAAAAGGCTAGtttctttaaaaacttttttgatTCTAATAACTTGCTTGACCTTATATTTTCTAGTCCTTGTACTTGGTTAATAACCAGATTGGCTCAGCTCATCATTAGGCCAAACTAGATTACTGTTTGGTGAACATGGAATGGTGCAATACTGTTTGAGATTACAAACTTCATCATCTTACTCGCTTAACACATATCCGAATtccgtgtgaaccgcaagtgcacgagtgtcgaagtaccATAgagaacagaagtattagtagtagcCAATtgttagttatctagtcagaatcaatgggtgtgatgaaatgaactaattgcaagaaaattaataagcaa
The nucleotide sequence above comes from Dioscorea cayenensis subsp. rotundata cultivar TDr96_F1 unplaced genomic scaffold, TDr96_F1_v2_PseudoChromosome.rev07_lg8_w22 25.fasta BLBR01000515.1, whole genome shotgun sequence. Encoded proteins:
- the LOC120254586 gene encoding pentatricopeptide repeat-containing protein At2g45350, chloroplastic-like, which translates into the protein MDEALELFDKVPERDVIAWASVIKGHMDARNVSSGGVCLMKCRRGIHRGLVKEGLACFKSLIKDYKLEPKVQHYGCMADILGCVGLLKETVRLIKAMRVQPNDVVWRSLLSACRNHGNIEIGKKVVTSMIECDNCRSSSYVLLSNLYAGCCMWEDATRIRMTMKEGDFRKLPGCSWIKLDGIIHDGINSPSSSTDLFHSFEFLYS